Sequence from the Montipora foliosa isolate CH-2021 chromosome 12, ASM3666993v2, whole genome shotgun sequence genome:
TGAAACACTCCCCAAATTTAGTGGGtgcatttctttcaaatttttgggcCAGGTGCCTTGCCACTGCATGCATTTGCACCTGCTTCCTGCAATGGTTTTCCACAGTTGACTTAACTGTCTCACTTATTGTGTTTTTGGCTTTCTGGTTATATGTCTTTAAAACCCATTTGTCCCCATGCACAGTGGTAGCATGAAAGGCATCTCGGAATGCACCAGATGAGAACTTTACACTCTCTACTTTACATTCAATAGTCATGACATTTTTCCAAGTGGCTGTTTCGATGTCAAAACGTTCAAAGTTTAGCACAGCCCCTTTAGTGAATGTTGGTTGCACTAATTTCCCTGCACCTAGTAAAGTATCAATTGATACTGATGCAGGAAACTGGGTCTCAGGGATCTTTAGCCTTGGCCTAACAGGGATATCCGCACTTAACGTCCGCCTTTTGTTGTCATGCCTAGATGATGAACTTGTTTCACTACTGGTACTTCCTTCCCATGGCAGTTCTGAATTCTCTTCCTGGTCTTGGAAAACCACAAACCGCACCAGGTAGACCTAATAATGGAAAAAGAAACAATTGGCTGACAAAGCTTACAAAAATATCATTCTATATTTTAACAATTCCTTAGGGCAAAGTGCAGCAGTCAATGTCAGTTGAGTTTGTTAAATTAGTTATTACACATAAAATAACACAGTATAACCACTCCCTGTTTATAAGTTATTAGTTGAGGCGagaaaggacaaaataaaatgcaacataagcattaaaaaaattatttattaaagGCTGAAGTGAAGTTAACTACGACCCGAAGTTTACCTTATCCTTCCGATGAGGTATCTGTGCAATGTTTGAGCATGATGGCCCTTTGTTCGACACCAAAATATCACAGGTGCTCACTGGCAAGTTGAAATGAGCTGCACATGCCTTCTTCAAGTTATTTAAACTCAAATCCTCAAATTGGAAGTCGACAAATTCTCTTGGCTGCACTGGCCGGTATGTTTGTTTCGAGTCCGGTTCTGATGCTAGTCTCTGCACGATGATTTCATTCGGAGCAGATCCTTTCTTCTTTCGGGCACCAGACATTGCATCAGCAGTTTTGACCCTTTTACTGCTCATCTCCGCTTGGAGACGGTTCCATGTGTCTTGCCTTCGCCTCATTGCTGTTTCCAAGGTAGACTGCGCCACAACTGCATGGGATGTTAAACTAAGGCAATGTCAAATAACTTGTTGGAAAATAGTACCCGAAGTCCACCGAATCGCGGTCT
This genomic interval carries:
- the LOC137979850 gene encoding myosin heavy chain kinase B-like, yielding MRRRQDTWNRLQAEMSSKRVKTADAMSGARKKKGSAPNEIIVQRLASEPDSKQTYRPVQPREFVDFQFEDLSLNNLKKACAAHFNLPVSTCDILVSNKGPSCSNIAQIPHRKDKVYLVRFVVFQDQEENSELPWEGSTSSETSSSSRHDNKRRTLSADIPVRPRLKIPETQFPASVSIDTLLGAGKLVQPTFTKGAVLNFERFDIETATWKNVMTIECKVESVKFSSGAFRDAFHATTVHGDKWVLKTYNQKAKNTISETVKSTVENHCRKQVQMHAVARHLAQKFERNAPTKFGECFKYNRCYYTMFDGEHATVEEFVPGSFAKYVNNNGNCVPAPEDATLDFKDLFLKAETLVHYSYVVTDHQLMLLDIQGSAFTLYDPEIATAEIMDKEHHEIYFCCGNCSSVAIAAFLSDHVCNEYCDMMDLK